One Puntigrus tetrazona isolate hp1 unplaced genomic scaffold, ASM1883169v1 S000000495, whole genome shotgun sequence genomic window carries:
- the LOC122334171 gene encoding serine/threonine-protein kinase pim-3-like encodes QLLEWFDHRRRYTMILERPVPCQDLQSFCEENGCLEETLAKKVLLQLITVLKHCESRGVLHRDVKPENLLISTELLDFGCGDLLQDSAYRHFAGTLEYAPPEWFQQHRYHSGLATVWSVGVTLYSILCGCLPFRGAWKVTCRSRLRFHRELSTECRQLIRWCLSASASDRPSLEDIESDLDSELRDKYSSVEEVITQKAEGVAEAKKRAEKLQQEAKTLLLQASDKLQLLKNLEKNYDEDQKLLEDKANELVDLEKAVKELLQEISHKVTVYST; translated from the exons cagctgctggagtggttcgaccatcgcagacgctacaccatgatcctggagcgtcccgttccttgccaagatctccagagtttctgcgaagagaacggatgtctggaggagactctggccaagaaagtcctgctgcagctgatcacggtgctgaaacactgcgagagccgaggagtcctgcaccgggacgtcaaaccggagaacctgctgatctccaccgagttgctggacttcggctgtggagatctgctgcaagactctgcctaccgacactttgcag gcactcttgaatacgcccctcctgagtggtttcagCAACACCGCTATCACTCAGGActggctacggtttggtcggtcggggtgacgctctacagcatcctgtgcggctgtttGCCCTTCAGGGGAGCATGGAAGGTCACCtgcagaagcagactgcgcttccatagagagctgtctacag agtgccgtcagctgattcgctggtgtctcagtgcatcggcatcagaccggcccagtttagaggacattgagagc GATCTGGATTCAGAGCTGAGGGACAAGTACAGTAGTGTCGAGGAGGTGatcacacagaaagcagaagGAGTGGCAGAGGCcaagaaaagagcagagaaactCCAACAGGAAGCCAAAACCCTGTTGCTACAGGCCAGCGACAAACTCCAGCTGCTAAAAA ATCTTGAGAAGAACTATGATGAAGATCAGAAGCTGCTGGAGGACAAGGCCAATGAACTGGTGGATCTGGAGAAGGCTGTGAAAGAACTGCTTCAGGAgatcagtcacaaagtcaccGTCTACAGCACCTGA